A part of Fusarium oxysporum Fo47 chromosome III, complete sequence genomic DNA contains:
- a CDS encoding P-loop containing nucleoside triphosphate hydrolase protein — protein MTVATPSPTSIGPSAPFQSPMQKPLKNNQSNSSHVPLSLSALFANIKKNNTKPLAAASRSHSGALIAALLAAGFSAGFKTVLSVILGKVFDIIAGFGNGSLSGDDALSQVGRWALVLVGLGIGNWITSTAFLALWVIFGELQACSVRQDIFASLLSKDMAWFDSQSEGMSSLLIRMQTQTRELQLASSQVLGLLVGDIITSIASLGIALYYSWKLTLVLLATLPISAIVLSLATKRLEPAIQAQKRELEVASKFAVASITAIDLVKVFNGYDQEVWQYYPAAKAAAKQYLIQAQCNALQMGYVAFWVVAMFVVGFWYGVVLVNNDGLAAGSVLTTFYATLAAFQGIEALMPQWLVLAKGMSAGSFLSSITRNVRDGEMVKPMTGTLRPLSCSGDIELKNVSFAYPSNPAQKVLHESNFFFPSGEMTFIVGRSGSGKSTLGNLIVGFYEPSSGEVYVDNKPLQVLDRYWVRENITLIQQSSILFNESFFKNVAFGHHDPARATRAEVMRACDAALLQSTIAGLPEGLDTNVGADGYNLSGGQKQRLALARARLRDPPVLILDEITSGLDQVSRVLIMDAIRAWRRGKTTIIITHDVAQIDANDFVYVMDNASLVQEGFKKDLDMQIGGTFATLASTISEEPDTPIDITIESPNSPLSPLSPIFPLPGKASRLSQIVVGGLESFSPAPTSTATRLTLGTNTAAAFRMRTARAWEMQPLTVAIPEPEPARSKSAADNHPMASFYDEKHDSALRSHSSLDGMETSCTLVSLEEPEYVFGGAERPKSITRLRQTKYRDKLQSDKVDDKDSETKDLPPPMALASILRTVWPALGRGHRVLLVFGVLTCLVGAGSIPAFAYCFAQLLGAMWSQGDKLAEGKRWAIYLIVIAIMDGVCTGGGRYLLEMVGQAWINTIRVEALKRILRQPRAWFDRSRNSPSRINECLDRNAEEMRNIVGRFLPIIITVTVMIIAAVAWALVISWKLTLVTLAPLPVVMGAVKGYTIISGKWEARCNKGAEDASATLTEIFLNIRVVRALTLERYMGAKYMKAVRHTLGLGQKRAGHTSTLYGLYQSVNYPLTALVFYYGTVLLASERAITVTTVVAVVNLLLFSMGTATSILSTIPQVTMAQSTAAQILGYANMPLIPKSEPHGYYKPKTPLPVRLDNLEFSYKLSSERPILRGVSFEVDAGDFLAIVGRSGCGKSTVISLMLGLNAPTKLEILSTRPPLSFNEYSHAHVDMEHLRSMMAYVPQTPFLFPGTIAENIVYGLGEVSHLRQFPRILAAAKAAGIHEFITTLPDGYNTRVGDGGQALSGGQAQRLSIARALVRKPRLLVLDEPTSALDAESAEMIRHTMQKIAKKSRRDMAIVVVTHSKEMMAIADRIVVLEDGAKVEEGTYHDLLQAKGAFARVVGDLTWGGGKESD, from the exons ATGACAGTGGCAACACCCTCACCAACATCGATCGGCCCCTCGGCACCCTTCCAAAGCCCGATGCAAAAGCCTTTGAAAAATAATCAGTCCAATTCGTCCCATGTTCCCCTCTCTCTCAGTGCACTTTTCGCCAATATCAAAAAGAACAATACTAAGCCCCTGGCCGCAGCCTC ACGATCACACTCCGGCGCTTTAATCGCTGCACTGCTTGCGGCTGGCTTCTCAGCAGGCTTCAAAACTGTTCTGTCGGTCATTCTTGGAAAAGTCTTCGATATCATCGCGGGCTTTGGGAATGGATCGCTCAGCGGGGATGACGCTCTTTCGCAGGTGGGAAGATGGGCACTTGTCCTTGTAGGACTCGGTATTGGCAATTGGATCACAAGTACAGCATTCCTTGCGCTCTGGGTCATATTTGGAGAGCTGCAGGCATGCAGTGTTCGGCAAGACATCTTTGCAAGTCTTCTCTCCAAGGACATGGCCTGGTTCGATTCTCAATCCGAAGGCATGTCAAGTCTTCTCATCAGAATGCAGAC ACAAACTCGTGAACTTCAACTCGCTTCCTCCCAAGTTCTCGGTCTTCTCGTTGGCGACATCATCACCTCAATCGCTTCCCTCGGTATCGCCCTCTACTATTCCTGGAAACTCACCCTTGTCCTCCTCGCCACTCTTCCAATCTCAGCTATCGTTCTCTCGCTGGCGACAAAGCGACTTGAACCCGCCATTCAAGCACAGAAACGTGAACTGGAAGTCGCTTCCAAGTTCGCCGTTGCTTCAATCACAGCCATCGATCTCGTCAAGGTCTTCAACGGTTACGATCAGGAGGTCTGGCAGTACTACCCGGCTGCCAAAGCTGCAGCAAAGCAGTATTTAATCCAGGCACAATGTAATGCTCTGCAAATGGGCTACGTTGCTTTCTGGGTCGTGGCCATGTTCGTCGTCGGTTTTTGGTACGGCGTTGTGCTCGTCAACAACGATGGTCTTGCCGCTGGCAGTGTTTTGACAACCTTTTATGCAACCCTCGCAGCATTTCAGGGTATTGAGGCTTTGATGCCTCAGTGGTTGGTTCTCGCAAAAGGCATGTCAGCCGGTAGCTTTCTCTCCAGCATCACTCGAAACGTGCGGGACGGTGAGATGGTCAAGCCGATGACTGGAACTTTGCGACCTCTGAGTTGCAGCGGTGATATAGAGCTGAAGAAT GTGAGCTTCGCATACCCCTCGAATCCGGCACAAAAGGTACTCCACGaatccaacttcttcttcccctcgGGCGAGATGACATTTATTGTCGGGAGAAGCGGCTCCGGGAAAAGCACATTGGGTAACCTCATTGTCGGATTTTACGAGCCCTCAAGTGGAGAGGTATATGTCGACAACAAACCCTTACAGGTTCTCGACAGATATTGGGTCCGTGAGAACATAACCTTGATCCAACAATCCAGCATCCTGTTCAACGAAAGTTTCTTCAAAAATGTAGCATTCGGCCACCACGACCCTGCAAGAGCAACGCGGGCTGAGGTGATGCGAGCTTGTGATGCAGCATTGCTTCAGTCGACGATTGCAGGACTCCCTGAAGGTCTAGATACCAACGTCGGCGCTGATGGATACAACTTGAGCGGCGGACAGAAGCAGAGATTAGCGCTTGCCAGAGCTCGACTTCGAGACCCTCCAGTGCTCATCCTGGATGAGATCACAAGTGGCCTTGACCAAGTTAGCCGCGTGCTCATCATGGATGCGATCAGGGCTTGGCGACGGGGCAaaacaaccatcatcatcacacATGACGTCGCGCAAATCGACGCCAATGACTTCGTCTACGTGATGGACAATGCATCccttgttcaagaaggttTCAAAAAGGATCTGGATATGCAGATTGGTGGTACATTCGCCACTCTTGCATCTACCATATCAGAGGAACCAGACACGCCGATAGATATCACCATCGAGTCTCCAAACTCTCCTCTTTCACCCCTTTCTCCTATATTCCCCCTTCCCGGCAAAGCTTCACGGCTCTCGCAAATAGTCGTTGGAGGATTGGAGTCTTTCAGTCCAGCACCTACAAGCACCGCTACACGATTGACTTTAGGTACAAACACAGCAGCCGCTTTTCGCATGCGGACAGCTCGAGCTTGGGAGATGCAACCCCTCACTGTAGCCATACCCGAACCTGAACCTGCACGATCAAAGTCCGCGGCCGACAACCATCCGATGGCTAGTTTCTACGACGAGAAGCACGACAGTGCACTGAGATCCCACAGCAGTCTGGATGGCATGGAAACGTCATGCACACTGGTCTCACTCGAAGAGCCAGAGTACGTATTTGGTGGGGCAGAGCGTCCCAAGAGCATTACGAGACTCAGACAAACCAAGTATCGCGACAAGCTTCAGTCAGACAAGGTGGATGATAAAGACAGCGAGACGAAGGATCTCCCTCCACCAATGGCTCTGGCTTCAATATTGAGGACAGTCTGGCCAGCGTTGGGGCGCGGGCATagggttcttcttgtcttcgGAGTACTGACCTGCCTGGTTGGAGCGGGCTCTATTCCTGCATTTGCGTATTGCTTCGCGCAACTCCTGGGCGCGATGTGGTCACAAGGTGACAAGCTAGCAGAGGGCAAGAGATGGGCTATCTATCTCATTGTCATCGCGATCATGGATGGTGTTTGCACTGGCGGTGGTCGATATCTTCTTGAAATGGTGGGACAAGCCTGGATCAACACCATCCGAGTCGAAGCCCTGAAACGAATCCTCCGACAACCAAGAGCATGGTTCGATCGATCGCGCAACTCTCCTAGTCGTATCAACGAGTGTCTTGACCGAAATGCCGAAGAGATGCGCAACATTGTTGGCAGATTCTtgcccatcatcatcactgtcacTGTCATGAtcattgctgctgttgcttgGGCGCTTGTCATCTCCTGGAAACTCACGCTCGTCACCCTCGCACCGCTGCCTGTCGTTATGGGTGCAGTCAAAGGCTATACCATTATTAGTGGGAAGTGGGAGGCGCGCTGCAACAAAGGGGCCGAAGATGCGAGTGCAACTTTGACTGAgatcttcctcaacatccgAGTCGTTCGAGCTCTCACTCTAGAAAGATACATGGGTGCGAAGTATATGAAAGCAGTGAGGCACACCCTGGGCCTGGGACAGAAGAGGGCAGGACACACAAGTACACTGTATGGTCTATACCAGTCAGTCAATTACCCCCTTACAGCACTTGTGTTCTACTATGGAACTGTGCTTCTGGCTTCGGAGAGAGCGATTACAGTAACGACAGTGGTGGCAGTAGTGAATCTGCTTCTGTTCAGCATGGGCACAGCGACGAGTATTCTTAGTACGATACCACAAGTCACAATGGCCCAGTCAACCGCCGCACAGATATTGGGGTACGCCAATATGCCTCTGATACCCAAAAGCGAGCCTCACGGATACTACAAGCCCAAAACACCGCTCCCAGTTCGACTTGACAATCTCGAGTTCTCATATAAGTTAAGCTCGGAGAGACCAATCTTGCGAGGAGTGTCATTCGAGGTGGATGCTGGAGACTTTTTGGCGATTGTTGGTCGGTCAGGATGTGGCAAGTCGACGGTGATCTCGCTGATGCTGGGTCTTAATGCTCCCACCAAACTTGAGATCCTTAGTACAAGACCACCACTCAGCTTCAATGAGTATTCCCATGCGCACGTCGATATGGAGCATCTTCGATCAATGATGGCATATGTGCCACAAACGCCGTTCCTTTTCCCAGGTACCATTGCAGAGAACATCGTGTACGGCTTGGGTGAAGTATCGCACCTCCGTCAGTTTCCTAGAATTCTAGCTGCTGCGAAAGCGGCCGGTATCCACGAGTTCATCACAACTCTTCCTGATGGATACAACACTCGAGTCGGCGACGGAGGTCAAGCCCTTTCAGGTGGCCAGGCGCAACGTCTCAGCATCGCGCGGGCACTTGTACGCAAGCCTCGACTTCTTGTGCTGGACGAGCCTACTAGTGCATTAGATGCAGAGAGCGCGGAAATGATTCGACACACGATGCAAAAGATTGCGAAGAAGTCAAGGCGAGATATGGCAATTGTGGTGGTGACGCATAgcaaggagatgatggcaatCGCGGATCGGATTGTTGTCCTGGAGGATGGtgccaaggttgaggagggaACGTATCATGATTTGCTGCAAGCCAAAGGTGCTTTTGCGCGAGTGGTTGGGGATTTAACATGGGGGGGTGGTAAGGAATCTGATTGA
- a CDS encoding purine nucleoside permease-domain-containing protein, producing the protein MELPGALLSFFLQFLLLPLVPALPRPMNTRDDEVFAPKVMIISMWSPEAAVWHERLPDSNLGNLSSKIIHAPGLSMLFPCATCTEDGGICHITIGEGEINSAASLMALMLSPKFDFRHTYFLVAGIAGVNPKYGTLGSVAIARYSVQVALQYEIDIRSLPPDWPTGYISYGRDQPYQQPFITYGTEVFELNAQLQDAAYKLASKAQLEDANGPEEYRALYRRMGETYKSASQPPSVIKCDTATSDVYYSGSRLSESFENTTKVWTNGTGIYCMSAQEDNAILEVLVRAAIAKICDFSRVMIYRTGSNFDRPPPDYTDLDHLTAAKQNGFSIAIANIFNAGIEIAKGVIEDWDTTFKDGIRAENYIGDIFGSLGGEPDFGFGSVTHGERIAPDSKSSEFANREMDRRRVLTQKSLRKI; encoded by the exons ATGGAGCTACCAGGAGCTTTACTCTCATTCTTTCTTCAGTTTCTCCTCTTGCCTCTAGTACCAGCTTTACCTCGTCCCATGAATACCCGAGACGATGAAGTGTTTGCTCCCAAGGTCATGATCATCTCAATG TGGTCCCCCGAAGCTGCAGTCTGGCACGAACGCCTCCCCGACTCAAATCTAGGCAACCTCTCCTCCAAAATTATTCACGCCCCTGGCCTCTCTATGCTCTTCCCCTGCGCCACCTGCACTGAAGATGGAGGTATCTGCCATATCACCATCGGCGAGGGAGAGATTAACTCCGCTGCTTCACTCATGGCTCTCATGCTCTCACCCAAGTTCGACTTTCGCCATACCTACTTCCTCGTCGCCGGTATAGCTGGCGTTAATCCCAAGTACGGTACTCTTGGTTCAGTTGCCATCGCTCGTTATTCAGTCCAGGTTGCTTTACAATATGAGATTGATATACgatctcttcctccagaCTGGCCGACTGGGTACATCTCATATGGCCGTGATCAGCCTTACCAACAGCCCTTTATCACCTATGGCACTGAAGTCTTTGAACTCAACGCTCAACTCCAAGATGCTGCATACAAACTCGCTTCAAAAGCTCAGCTGGAAGATGCGAATGGCCCAGAGGAGTACCGTGCACTCTACCGCCGAATGGGCGAGACATATAAGAGTGCCTCTCAACCTCCATCTGTCATCAAGTGCGACACTGCTACGAGTGACGTATACTACTCTGGTAGTAGACTCTCTGAGTCCTTTGAGAATACTACAAAAGTGTGGACGAACGGGACTGGCATCTACTGCATGAGCGCTCAGGAGGATAATGCAATCTTGGAAGTCCTCGTCAGAGCAGCGATTGCAAAGATCTGCGACTTCTCAAGAGTCATGATCTACAGAACAG GTTCCAACTTTGATCGCCCTCCTCCTGACTACACCGACCTAGATCATCTCACCGCCGCCAAACAAAACGGCTTCTCAATCGCCATCGCAAATATCTTCAACGCAGGCATTGAGATCGCCAAAGGCGTTATTGAAGATTGGGATACCACATTCAAAGATGGCATCAGAGCAGAGAACTACATTGGAGATATTTTCGGTAGTCTTGGTGGTGAGCCtgactttggctttggcaGTGTGACCCATGGTGAGCGCATTGCGCCGGATAGTAAGAGCAGTGAGTTTGCGAATAGGGAGATGGATAGACGGAGGGTCTTGACGCAGAAATCTTTGAGGAAGATCTAG